A genomic window from Flavobacterium lindanitolerans includes:
- a CDS encoding glycoside hydrolase family 3 N-terminal domain-containing protein, producing MRYFVIALLFISQIAFSQLREPKLVLDRTKETIWVDSIYNKMTLQERIGQLFMVAAYSNKDSVHFNAIDKLIREQHIGGVIFFQGGPVRQARLTNRFQSKSKVPLFIGIDAEWGLAMRLDSVIRYPWNMTLGAIQDMKLIEKVGEKYGQQSRRMGVQFNFAPVLDINTNPKNPIIGNRSFGEDKMNVTERALALMKGIQNQGVFATGKHFPGHGDTETDSHHTLPMLNFTKQRINDIEFYPYKKLFREGLASVMVAHLNVPSLEPKENYPTSLSYNVVTNVLQNELHFKGLIFTDALNMKGATNFKQPGDIDLEAFKAGNDILLFAENVPLALEKICVAIQDTVISEKRLEQSVKKILRYKYLAGLNNYKPVEIPYIYDDLNNADAQALQYQLYENAVTVLKNENEILPIKDVANEKIAYVKLGDDTNTSFLNTLRQYTEVTEVSNDSLHLLIDDLKKYTTVIIGYHKADGAWKKHDFTVDELVKIQEIAKNNKVILDIFTKPYSLIPINSFGDIEGLVVSYQNSDVAQNVSGQLIFGAIDAKGKLPVSIGTTFKVNDGLKTKKLNRLGFTAAENVGMSSKALARIDLIANNAIERQMTPGIQVLVARKGKVVFQKSYGYHDYKNEVKVKNSDIYDVASLTKIVSTLPDVMQLYDQKKITLDTRLGTMLPAFENTDKKNITFKELLSHYARLQPWIPFYQATLNADKKPSDKYYKNTLTPEFSLQVAENLFLRNDYKDTIIKKIAESKLLPKKEYKYSDFTFIILKEYLEKETGKKLDVLSEENFYKKLGANSTTYNPLRKFDMSVIPPTEEDKYFRYQTIQGYVHDMAAAMQDGVGGHAGVFSNSIDLAKIMQMYLQKGNYGGIQFFSPATFDAFNTCYYCKEGNRRALGFDKQQLPGTTGPTCGCTSKSSFGHTGFTGTMAWADPEEELIYIFLSNRTYPDSNAPNTLSKENVRENIQKVIYDAIEN from the coding sequence ATGAGATATTTTGTTATAGCACTACTGTTCATCAGTCAGATTGCCTTTTCGCAGCTTCGTGAGCCTAAATTAGTTTTAGATAGAACCAAAGAAACAATCTGGGTCGACAGCATCTATAATAAAATGACATTGCAGGAAAGAATAGGGCAGCTTTTTATGGTTGCTGCCTATTCCAATAAAGACAGTGTGCATTTTAATGCAATTGACAAACTTATCAGGGAACAACATATTGGAGGAGTAATTTTCTTTCAGGGTGGACCTGTACGTCAGGCAAGACTAACCAATCGTTTCCAATCAAAATCAAAAGTACCTCTTTTTATTGGAATTGATGCCGAATGGGGATTGGCAATGCGCTTGGATTCGGTCATCCGCTATCCGTGGAATATGACGCTTGGAGCTATTCAGGATATGAAACTGATTGAAAAAGTGGGTGAAAAATACGGACAGCAGAGCAGACGAATGGGCGTTCAGTTCAATTTTGCGCCGGTTTTGGATATTAATACCAATCCTAAAAATCCGATTATTGGTAACCGTTCCTTCGGTGAAGACAAGATGAATGTAACCGAAAGAGCATTGGCTTTGATGAAAGGAATTCAAAACCAGGGTGTTTTTGCAACAGGAAAACACTTTCCGGGACATGGTGATACGGAAACCGATTCGCACCATACGCTACCAATGCTGAATTTCACCAAACAGCGAATTAACGATATTGAATTTTATCCATATAAAAAATTGTTCCGTGAAGGCCTTGCCAGCGTTATGGTGGCACACCTGAACGTTCCAAGTCTTGAACCGAAAGAAAATTACCCAACATCACTTTCTTATAATGTAGTAACTAATGTCCTGCAGAACGAGCTTCATTTCAAAGGGCTTATTTTTACTGATGCATTGAATATGAAAGGAGCAACAAATTTTAAGCAACCGGGAGATATTGACCTGGAAGCTTTTAAGGCTGGAAATGATATTTTGCTTTTTGCCGAGAACGTTCCTTTAGCTTTAGAAAAAATTTGTGTAGCCATTCAGGATACTGTCATTTCTGAAAAAAGACTGGAGCAATCAGTAAAAAAAATATTAAGATATAAATATCTTGCCGGATTGAATAATTACAAACCGGTTGAGATTCCGTATATCTATGATGACCTGAATAATGCTGATGCACAAGCCTTGCAATATCAATTGTATGAAAATGCGGTAACGGTTTTAAAGAACGAAAATGAAATTCTGCCAATTAAAGATGTAGCTAATGAAAAGATTGCCTATGTAAAACTGGGTGACGATACGAATACTTCTTTCCTGAACACATTAAGGCAGTACACTGAAGTAACCGAAGTTTCCAATGACAGTTTGCATCTGCTGATTGATGACCTGAAAAAATATACAACGGTCATAATTGGATATCATAAAGCGGATGGGGCCTGGAAAAAACATGATTTTACGGTAGACGAATTGGTCAAAATCCAGGAAATAGCAAAGAATAATAAGGTTATCCTTGATATTTTTACAAAACCTTATTCTCTTATACCTATCAATTCATTCGGTGATATTGAAGGATTGGTAGTTTCTTATCAGAATAGCGATGTCGCACAGAATGTTTCGGGTCAGCTTATTTTTGGAGCAATCGATGCGAAAGGAAAATTGCCGGTTTCCATCGGAACGACCTTTAAGGTTAACGACGGTTTAAAAACAAAAAAACTCAATCGTCTTGGATTTACGGCTGCAGAAAATGTCGGTATGAGTTCAAAAGCACTGGCGAGAATTGACCTTATTGCTAATAATGCTATCGAAAGGCAAATGACACCGGGAATTCAGGTATTGGTAGCAAGAAAAGGAAAAGTCGTTTTCCAGAAATCCTATGGCTACCACGATTATAAAAATGAAGTAAAGGTCAAAAACTCGGATATATATGATGTGGCCTCTCTAACAAAAATTGTGTCTACATTACCGGATGTAATGCAACTTTACGACCAGAAAAAAATTACTCTTGATACCAGGTTAGGAACGATGCTTCCTGCTTTTGAAAATACGGACAAAAAGAATATCACATTTAAGGAATTGCTATCGCATTATGCCAGACTCCAGCCGTGGATTCCGTTCTATCAGGCTACGCTAAATGCAGATAAAAAACCTAGTGATAAGTATTATAAAAATACATTGACACCTGAATTTTCATTACAGGTAGCAGAAAATCTGTTCCTAAGAAACGATTATAAGGATACTATCATTAAGAAAATTGCCGAGAGTAAGTTACTGCCAAAAAAAGAATACAAATACAGCGACTTTACTTTTATAATTCTGAAAGAGTATCTTGAAAAAGAAACCGGAAAAAAACTGGATGTACTGTCTGAAGAGAATTTTTATAAGAAATTAGGAGCGAATAGTACGACCTATAATCCGTTGAGAAAATTCGACATGAGCGTTATACCACCTACGGAAGAAGATAAATATTTCAGATATCAGACCATTCAGGGTTATGTGCATGATATGGCGGCAGCCATGCAGGATGGAGTGGGTGGCCATGCAGGAGTTTTTTCCAATTCAATAGATTTGGCTAAAATTATGCAGATGTATCTCCAAAAAGGAAATTATGGCGGCATACAGTTTTTTAGCCCAGCTACTTTTGACGCTTTTAATACTTGTTATTATTGCAAGGAAGGAAATAGAAGAGCATTAGGTTTTGACAAACAGCAATTGCCAGGAACAACTGGCCCAACATGTGGCTGTACTTCTAAATCAAGCTTTGGGCATACAGGATTTACCGGAACGATGGCCTGGGCTGATCCGGAAGAAGAGCTTATTTATATTTTCCTTTCCAACAGAACCTATCCGGATTCCAATGCACCGAATACTTTGTCAAAAGAAAATGTACGTGAGAATATCCAGAAAGTAATTTATGATGCAATAGAAAATTAG
- a CDS encoding (Fe-S)-binding protein, which produces MSEVLSVPTMAEMLAQGKQPEVLFWVGCAGSFDDRAKKITKAFVRILNRAGVSFAVLGTEESCTGDPAKRAGNEFLFQMQAMMNIEVLNAYEAKKIVTACPHCFNTLKNEYPELGGTYEVVHHTQFLKSLLDEGRLTIEGGQFKGKRITFHDPCYLGRANKIYEAPRELIQKLDVELVEMKRSRANGLCCGAGGAQMFKDAEPGNKEVNIERTEDALETAPQIIAAGCPFCNTMLTDGVKNKEKEAEIKVMDVAELIANAKDL; this is translated from the coding sequence ATGTCAGAAGTTTTATCAGTGCCTACAATGGCCGAAATGTTAGCTCAGGGAAAACAACCGGAAGTACTCTTCTGGGTAGGTTGTGCCGGAAGCTTTGACGATAGAGCAAAAAAAATAACCAAAGCTTTTGTCAGGATTCTGAACAGGGCAGGTGTTTCGTTTGCAGTACTTGGTACGGAAGAAAGCTGTACAGGTGACCCTGCAAAAAGAGCCGGAAATGAATTTTTGTTCCAGATGCAGGCCATGATGAACATTGAAGTACTGAATGCTTATGAGGCAAAAAAGATAGTAACGGCTTGTCCGCATTGTTTCAATACGTTAAAGAATGAATATCCGGAATTGGGTGGCACTTATGAAGTTGTACACCATACTCAGTTCTTAAAATCTCTTTTGGATGAAGGCAGACTTACTATTGAAGGTGGTCAGTTCAAAGGAAAAAGAATTACTTTCCATGACCCTTGCTATCTTGGTAGGGCTAATAAAATTTATGAAGCACCAAGAGAACTAATACAAAAGCTGGATGTTGAGCTTGTTGAAATGAAACGCTCAAGAGCAAACGGATTATGTTGTGGTGCCGGTGGCGCGCAAATGTTCAAAGATGCAGAGCCTGGAAATAAAGAAGTAAATATCGAGCGTACAGAAGATGCTCTGGAAACAGCTCCTCAGATTATTGCTGCAGGTTGTCCGTTTTGCAATACAATGCTTACCGACGGTGTAAAAAACAAAGAGAAAGAAGCCGAAATAAAAGTGATGGATGTTGCAGAATTGATAGCGAATGCCAAAGACCTGTAA
- a CDS encoding LNS2 domain-containing protein, with translation MKTEDIDKNLVSATENGEQISPILPEGIKNYLIDIDGTICDDIPNEQPERMLTAAVYPDALATLNRWYDEGHIIFFFTSRTEAHREITEQWLKIHGFKYHGMVMGKPRGGNYHWIDNHLVKATRYRGKFTDLVEKEVTIQVFDDGKHE, from the coding sequence ATGAAGACAGAAGATATTGATAAAAACCTGGTATCGGCTACCGAAAACGGAGAGCAGATTAGCCCGATATTGCCGGAAGGAATTAAAAACTACCTTATTGACATTGACGGGACAATTTGTGATGATATTCCAAACGAACAACCCGAAAGAATGTTAACGGCAGCCGTCTATCCTGACGCACTAGCTACATTGAACAGATGGTATGACGAAGGACATATCATTTTCTTTTTTACCTCAAGAACCGAAGCCCATCGTGAGATTACGGAACAATGGTTAAAAATTCACGGATTTAAATATCATGGAATGGTTATGGGGAAACCGCGTGGCGGAAACTACCATTGGATTGACAATCATTTGGTAAAGGCAACCCGCTACCGTGGAAAATTTACAGATCTTGTTGAGAAGGAAGTAACCATACAGGTTTTTGATGACGGAAAACACGAATAA
- a CDS encoding UDP-2,3-diacylglucosamine diphosphatase, producing MKKRVVDLVVISDVHLGTFGCHAKELHNYLCSIKPKTLILNGDIIDIWQFRKSYFPKSHLKVIRKILDFTSKGTQVYYITGNHDEMLRKFSDSKVGNFSIIDKLVLDLDGEKAWFFHGDVFDSSVHHAKWIAKLGGIGYDYLILLNRFINWCLTKMGKEPYSFSKKIKSGVKSAVKFISDFESAAIDLAIENKYNYVVCGHIHEPKILNQTTKKGKTVYLNSGDWVENLTALEYNKKRWKLYRHSENEEIIEEDYLEMETKLSEKLMSSFFVMK from the coding sequence TTGAAAAAAAGAGTTGTTGATTTAGTAGTAATCTCAGATGTGCATCTGGGTACTTTTGGTTGCCACGCTAAAGAACTCCACAATTATCTTTGCTCTATTAAGCCCAAAACCTTAATCTTAAACGGAGACATTATCGACATCTGGCAGTTCCGAAAATCGTACTTTCCAAAATCCCACCTTAAAGTAATCCGGAAAATTTTAGACTTCACTTCAAAAGGCACCCAGGTATATTATATTACCGGAAACCATGACGAAATGCTTCGTAAATTCAGTGATTCAAAAGTGGGCAATTTTTCTATCATTGATAAGCTTGTTTTAGATTTGGATGGTGAAAAAGCATGGTTTTTTCATGGGGACGTATTTGATTCTTCCGTACACCATGCCAAGTGGATTGCCAAACTTGGCGGTATTGGTTATGACTATCTGATTCTGCTCAATCGCTTTATTAACTGGTGTCTGACTAAAATGGGCAAAGAGCCCTATTCTTTTTCAAAAAAGATAAAATCAGGAGTTAAATCTGCTGTTAAATTCATATCGGATTTTGAATCCGCTGCTATAGACCTGGCTATTGAAAACAAATACAACTATGTTGTGTGTGGTCATATTCATGAACCCAAAATACTAAACCAGACAACTAAAAAAGGAAAAACAGTATATCTTAATTCCGGTGATTGGGTAGAAAATCTGACTGCTCTCGAGTACAACAAAAAACGGTGGAAACTATACCGCCATTCCGAAAATGAGGAAATTATTGAAGAAGACTATCTCGAAATGGAGACAAAATTGAGCGAAAAACTGATGTCAAGCTTTTTTGTCATGAAATAA
- a CDS encoding DUF1801 domain-containing protein, with the protein MQSTAKNPQEYLDSLPEERKEAMNKLRNSILEQLPKGFEENINYGMLCYCVPFSLYPGGYHCNPEIPLPFLSLASQKNFIALYHMGIYADPKLLDWFVNEYPKHSKLKLDMGKSCIRFKKMDQIPYELLGELFGKISPEKWIEMYEGAFRK; encoded by the coding sequence ATGCAGTCAACGGCTAAAAACCCACAAGAATATTTAGATAGTCTTCCTGAAGAAAGGAAAGAAGCTATGAACAAATTAAGAAATAGTATTCTGGAACAGCTTCCCAAAGGTTTTGAAGAGAATATAAACTATGGTATGCTTTGTTATTGTGTACCATTTTCATTATATCCTGGTGGCTACCATTGCAATCCTGAAATTCCATTACCTTTTTTAAGCCTTGCTTCGCAGAAAAACTTTATAGCATTATATCATATGGGAATTTATGCCGACCCAAAATTGCTAGATTGGTTTGTGAATGAATATCCAAAACATTCTAAACTTAAACTTGATATGGGAAAAAGCTGCATCCGTTTTAAAAAAATGGACCAGATTCCTTATGAGCTGCTAGGGGAACTGTTTGGAAAAATATCACCTGAAAAATGGATTGAGATGTACGAAGGAGCATTTAGAAAATAA
- the bshA gene encoding N-acetyl-alpha-D-glucosaminyl L-malate synthase BshA: MKIAIVCYPTFGGSGVVATELGLELARRGHEIHFITYSQPVRLALLNPNVHYHEVNVPEYPLFHFQPYELALSSKLVDMVKLHKIELLHVHYAIPHAYAGYMAKQMLKHEGIKIPMVTTLHGTDITLVGSHPFYKPAVTFSINKSDIVTSVSQSLKDETYKLFDIKKDIEVIPNFIEINKPRLDENAPCQRALMASKEERIITHISNFRAIKRIPDVVKVFDKIQKKIPAKLMMVGEGPEKEKAEILCEELGISDKVIFFGNSNDIDKILCYTDLFLLPSETESFGLAALEAMACGVPVISSNSGGLPEVNFNGISGYLSDVGDVDDMAKNALAILEDDEELSKFKQNALNVAKQFDILNIMPLYEAIYEKALKNK, encoded by the coding sequence ATGAAAATTGCAATTGTTTGCTATCCAACCTTTGGTGGTAGCGGCGTAGTCGCCACAGAACTAGGTCTTGAACTGGCCAGAAGAGGACACGAAATACATTTTATCACCTATAGTCAACCGGTGAGATTGGCACTTCTTAATCCTAATGTTCATTACCACGAAGTCAACGTTCCGGAGTATCCGCTATTTCATTTCCAACCTTATGAATTGGCCCTTTCCAGTAAGTTGGTTGATATGGTAAAACTGCATAAAATAGAACTGCTCCATGTTCATTATGCCATTCCTCATGCTTATGCAGGATATATGGCTAAACAGATGTTGAAACATGAAGGAATCAAAATACCAATGGTGACAACACTTCACGGAACAGACATTACCTTGGTAGGGAGCCATCCTTTTTATAAACCTGCCGTGACTTTCAGTATTAACAAGTCTGATATAGTTACCTCGGTTTCGCAGAGTCTGAAAGACGAGACATACAAACTTTTTGATATTAAAAAAGACATCGAAGTCATTCCGAATTTTATAGAAATCAACAAACCGCGACTTGATGAAAATGCACCTTGTCAAAGAGCTTTGATGGCTTCAAAAGAGGAAAGAATCATAACACATATCAGTAATTTCAGAGCGATTAAGAGAATTCCTGATGTCGTAAAAGTTTTTGATAAAATTCAAAAGAAAATACCGGCCAAACTGATGATGGTAGGTGAAGGTCCGGAAAAGGAAAAAGCAGAAATTCTTTGTGAAGAGTTAGGAATCAGCGATAAGGTAATCTTCTTTGGAAACAGTAACGATATTGATAAAATATTATGTTATACGGATTTATTCCTGCTTCCGTCCGAAACAGAAAGTTTTGGTTTGGCAGCATTGGAGGCAATGGCTTGTGGCGTTCCGGTTATTTCAAGTAATTCTGGCGGACTTCCGGAAGTTAACTTTAACGGAATATCCGGATATCTCAGCGATGTAGGAGATGTTGACGATATGGCAAAAAATGCACTGGCAATTTTGGAAGATGATGAAGAATTGAGTAAATTTAAACAAAATGCCCTGAATGTGGCAAAACAGTTTGATATCCTAAACATCATGCCTTTATATGAAGCCATTTATGAAAAGGCATTAAAAAACAAGTAA
- a CDS encoding protease complex subunit PrcB family protein produces the protein MKKLILMPLVCLLFCCGSTKKATEQKPENVNKKQQTALYQILSESAYQGKEAKSYEVIKDKASLEKLYETINDTQVPKVDFTKERIVALFMGQRNTGGYAIKVKNVTEKGEKIYVDVQETSPGSGDIVTMALTNPFTIVKINSTKEIIFQ, from the coding sequence ATGAAAAAACTAATCCTGATGCCTTTAGTTTGTCTGCTGTTTTGTTGCGGCAGTACTAAAAAAGCCACTGAACAAAAACCTGAAAATGTGAACAAGAAGCAACAAACAGCCCTATATCAAATTTTAAGTGAATCTGCCTATCAGGGAAAAGAGGCAAAATCGTATGAAGTTATTAAAGATAAGGCTTCGTTAGAAAAACTATATGAGACTATTAATGATACTCAGGTGCCAAAAGTTGATTTTACAAAAGAAAGAATCGTCGCTTTATTTATGGGACAAAGAAATACGGGCGGTTATGCAATTAAAGTCAAAAATGTGACAGAAAAAGGAGAGAAGATATATGTAGATGTGCAGGAAACCAGTCCCGGTTCCGGTGATATTGTTACCATGGCTTTGACAAATCCTTTTACAATTGTCAAAATCAATTCCACTAAAGAAATCATATTTCAATAA